One window from the genome of Solea solea chromosome 13, fSolSol10.1, whole genome shotgun sequence encodes:
- the LOC131470832 gene encoding secretagogin-like: MDSAFDNLDAAGFLDIWQHFDADDNGYIEGKELDEFFRHMMKKLRPQEKVTDEQVQTLKKRFMSAYDVTADGKLQIEELANMILPEDENFLLIFRREAPLDSSVEFMKIWRKYDVDCSGYISAQELKAFLRDLFQQHRKEVSSEKLEKYTDAMMKIFDKNKDGRLDLNDLARILALEENFLLQFQLDAGSKEERKRDFEKIFNHYDVSKTGALEGPEVDGFVKDMMELVRPSITGSELDKLRAVLLHHCDVNKDGKIQRNELALCLGVKSNLS, translated from the exons atggacaGTGCGTTTGATAACCTGGATGCAGCTGGTTTCCTGGATATCTGGCAACACTTTGATGCAGATG ATAATGGCTACATTGAGGGCAAAGAGCTTGATGAGTTTTTCCGTCACATGATGAAAAAACTGCGTCCACAG GAGAAAGTGACTGACGAGCAAGTTCAGACACTGAAGAAGAGGTTTATGTCAGCCTACGACGTCACTGCTGATGGGAAACTACAGATTGAGGAG TTGGCCAATATGATCCTCCCTGAAGACGAGAACTTCCTGTTAATTTTCCGCAGAGAGGCTCCTCTGGACAGCAGCGTTGAATTCATGAAG ATATGGAGGAAATACGATGTTGACTGCAGTGGCTACATATCAGCTCAGGAGCTCAAG GCTTTCCTGAGAGACCTGTTCCAGCAGCACCGCAAGGAAGTGTCATCCGAGAAGCTGGAGAAGTACACTGACGCAATG ATGAAAATctttgacaaaaacaaggaTGGACGTTTGGATTTAAATGACCTGGCCAG GATCTTGGCTTTAGAAGAGAATTTCCTGCTCCAGTTCCAGTTGGAT GCCGGCAgtaaagaggagagaaagagagatttcGAGAAGATCTTTAACCATTATGACGTT AGTAAGACAGGAGCACTGGAGGGCCCTGAAGTGGACGGCTTTGTCAAAGACATGATGGAGCTAGTCAGA cCCAGTATCACCGGTTCTGAGCTGGATAAGCTGCGAGCCGTTCTGCTGCATCACTGTGACGTCAACAAGGACGGAAAGATCCAGAGAAATGAGCTCGCACTGTGTCTGGGAGTCAAGAGTAACCTCAGTTAA
- the LOC131471668 gene encoding macrophage mannose receptor 1-like has translation MGCYMTWTLLLFGWSLSSCSQFPPRQYFYINKNMTWFQAQNYCRQHYTDLATFESHDDISMLEPTFSYSSAWIGLFDDPKSWKENLGNDHNSWRWSVTGETGKTNFSTWASREPSFWNAQEACVFMNTYGTWVDTACTTTLTFVCYTVTYQREKVYHFIPTMKSWNSAQQYCRENFIELAMIENAEENAKVFSKIGGQTSWIGLYQVPWTWSDRSHSSFKNWIDGEPTNSYLTEHCVSEQWPHHKWNDAPCSMMWPFICHQVTRLKTTVGMQIKTDADLTDQAVIEQILQQISTRLTHLGWTDFKLEWKTLPSNQTYT, from the exons ATGGGTTGTTATATGACATGGACTCTGCTTCTTTTTG GATGGAGCCTCAGCTCCTGCTCTCAGTTTCCCCCACGTCAGTACTTCTACATAAACAAGAACATGACCTGGTTCCAGGCTCAGAACTACTGCAGACAGCATTACACAGACCTGGCAACTTTTGAAAGCCATGATGATATAAGCATGCTAGAACCTACGTTTTCCTATTCTTCGGCATGGATCGGACTGTTTGATGACCCCAAATCCTGGAAGGAAAACCTTGGAAATGACCACAACTCCTGGAGATGGTCAGTGACTGGTGAAACAGGCAAAACTAATTTTTCGACTTGGGCTAGCAGAGAGCCCAGTTTTTGGAACGCACAAGAAGCCTGTGTATTCATGAATACTTATGGAACTTGGGTAGACACTGCCTGCACTACAactttgacttttgtttgttaCACTG TCACATACCAAAGGGAGAAAGTCTATCATTTCATCCCGACTATGAAATCATGGAATTCTGCTCAGCAATACTGCAGAGAAAACTTCATAGAACTCGCTATGATTGAGAACGCTGAAGAAAACGCGAAGGTCTTTTCAAAAATTGGTGGTCAGACATCTTGGATTGGTCTGTACCAAGTGCCATGGACATGGTCTGACAGGTCTCACAGTTCCTTCAAGAACTGGATTGACGGTGAACCAACTAACTCGTACTTGACCGAACACTGTGTGTCGGAGCAGTGGCCTCATCATAAGTGGAATGACGCGCCCTGTTCCATGATGTGGCCTTTCATTTGTCATCAAG TTACAAGACTGAAGACCACGGTGGGGATGCAGATTAAGACTGATGCAGATCTAACAGATCAAGCTGTTATTGAACAGATTCTCCAGCAG ATCAGTACAAGGCTGACACACCTGGGATGGACAGACTTCAAGCTTGAGTGGAAGACTCTACCCTCAAACCAGACGTACACCTGA